In one window of Opitutus sp. GAS368 DNA:
- the glnD gene encoding [protein-PII] uridylyltransferase: MTGRATPPVRAQPAFTSESSAAERLAACKAYLAAESERIYQRHRAGGPGHKVTHALAGRMDRLLQPLFAAALDAWRKEHGEPPAPVCLIALGGYGRGELSPLSDVDVMFLYPSNVKGLGKFQEHLSNSVLYPLWDLRLKIGHSTRTLNEVFSEAVRDIRTKTSLLESRLIAGAEALYENFAETYRKHYLTDDPKAYIAARLADQASRRAQNGDTVFMQEPDIKNGVGGLRDYQNALWMARVRLGISRMDELEKQHYLQPAELRAFQRGYHFLLRVRNELHYMSKHPTDVLNLETQPRLAANLGYHQKALLERVEAFMQDYYGHAQAIYRISKIIEQRLALTIAAGPGIVGSLKNLLLARRADRTKRLDGFLLRGRELAAENPNVFKEDPVRLIRVFRHCQQLGCAPDVDLAALIRGSLKLITKKVIASLDANLSFRTMLEESGQVYAPLALMHELGVLGKFMPEFAPLTCLVQHEYYHRYTADIHTLSAIRELDAIFIAAEPIAESYRTELHRTASPSLLYLILLLHDIGKGEGIQGHAEAGVTMAAPVLNRLQVDPDSRETINFIIKNHLVMARFWQKHDLDDPQTSATFAEMVVEPDRLRYLYVHTYCDARGTSAGLWNGYKNSLHRRLFDTTLERLTLGDKVETRLRERIEMTRQTLIAQTIPGISPDEITAHFNLLPERYFIQTDAPEITLHIQMVNRLLHSISAADSLGSLRPVIEWTDDINRSYTTVHVVTWDRAGLFYKLAGAFSVAGLSILSAKITTRSDHIAIDTFHVVEPGRGVVQNQKAMDTFARTVEEALMNNKDLLPDITAQAKKFAEASRYTTTASELPASFPPTVEVYHELSLNRIIVEVQAHDQIGLLYRLVKTISDHGFDTTFARINTERSVAIDTFYIEPNKPETGAVDPAKLHALRDALRAIITPVAAPAAV; encoded by the coding sequence CCCAGCCCGCTTTCACGAGCGAAAGCTCGGCGGCGGAGCGTCTGGCCGCCTGCAAGGCCTACCTGGCGGCCGAGAGCGAGCGCATCTACCAGCGCCACCGCGCCGGTGGTCCCGGCCACAAGGTCACCCACGCCCTGGCCGGCCGCATGGACCGCCTGCTCCAGCCGCTGTTCGCCGCCGCGCTGGATGCCTGGCGCAAGGAACACGGCGAGCCGCCCGCACCCGTCTGCCTCATCGCGCTCGGCGGCTACGGTCGCGGCGAACTCAGCCCGCTGAGCGACGTCGACGTGATGTTCCTCTACCCTTCCAACGTGAAGGGCCTCGGCAAGTTCCAGGAGCACCTGTCCAACAGCGTCCTTTACCCGCTCTGGGACCTGCGCCTCAAGATCGGCCACTCCACCCGCACGCTCAACGAGGTCTTCTCCGAGGCCGTGCGCGACATCCGCACCAAGACCTCGCTGCTCGAGTCGCGCCTCATCGCCGGCGCCGAGGCGCTCTACGAGAATTTCGCCGAGACCTACCGCAAGCACTACCTGACCGACGACCCCAAGGCCTACATCGCCGCGCGCCTCGCCGACCAGGCCAGCCGCCGCGCGCAGAACGGCGACACCGTCTTCATGCAGGAGCCCGACATCAAGAACGGCGTCGGCGGCCTGCGCGACTACCAGAACGCCCTGTGGATGGCCCGCGTGCGCCTCGGCATCTCGCGCATGGACGAGCTGGAGAAGCAGCACTACCTGCAACCCGCCGAGCTCCGCGCCTTCCAGCGCGGCTACCACTTCCTGCTCCGCGTCCGCAACGAGCTCCATTACATGAGCAAGCATCCCACGGATGTGCTCAACCTCGAGACGCAGCCGAGGCTCGCCGCCAACCTCGGCTACCACCAGAAGGCCCTGCTCGAGCGCGTCGAGGCGTTCATGCAGGACTACTACGGCCACGCCCAGGCCATCTACCGCATCTCGAAGATCATCGAGCAGCGCCTCGCGCTGACCATCGCCGCCGGCCCCGGCATCGTCGGCTCGCTGAAGAACCTGCTGCTTGCCCGCCGTGCCGACCGCACCAAGCGCCTCGACGGCTTCCTGCTGCGCGGCCGCGAGCTCGCCGCCGAGAATCCCAACGTCTTCAAGGAGGATCCCGTCCGCCTCATCCGCGTCTTCCGCCATTGCCAGCAGCTCGGGTGCGCGCCCGACGTCGACCTCGCCGCGCTCATCCGCGGCTCGCTGAAGCTGATCACGAAGAAGGTCATCGCCTCGCTCGATGCCAACCTGAGCTTCCGCACCATGCTGGAGGAATCCGGCCAGGTTTATGCACCGCTGGCCCTGATGCACGAGCTGGGGGTGCTCGGAAAGTTCATGCCGGAATTCGCCCCGCTGACCTGCCTGGTGCAGCACGAGTATTACCACCGTTATACGGCCGACATCCACACGCTCAGCGCCATCCGCGAGCTCGACGCCATCTTCATCGCCGCCGAGCCCATCGCGGAGAGCTACCGCACCGAGCTGCACCGGACCGCCAGCCCCTCCCTGCTCTACCTCATCCTCCTCCTGCACGACATCGGCAAGGGCGAGGGCATCCAGGGTCACGCCGAGGCGGGCGTGACGATGGCCGCCCCCGTGCTGAACCGGCTGCAGGTCGATCCCGACAGCCGTGAAACCATCAATTTTATCATCAAAAATCACTTGGTGATGGCACGGTTCTGGCAGAAACACGATTTGGATGATCCCCAGACTTCAGCCACATTCGCCGAGATGGTCGTGGAGCCCGACCGGCTCCGCTACCTCTACGTGCACACCTATTGTGACGCGCGGGGCACGTCGGCCGGCCTTTGGAACGGCTACAAGAACTCGCTCCACCGCCGCCTGTTCGACACCACGCTCGAGCGCCTGACCCTGGGGGACAAAGTTGAAACCCGCCTCCGCGAGCGCATCGAAATGACCCGCCAGACCCTCATCGCCCAGACCATCCCCGGCATCAGCCCGGATGAGATCACTGCGCACTTCAATCTCCTCCCCGAGCGCTATTTCATCCAGACCGACGCCCCGGAGATCACGCTGCACATCCAGATGGTCAACCGGCTGCTGCACTCCATCTCGGCCGCCGACTCCCTCGGCTCGCTGCGGCCGGTCATCGAGTGGACGGATGACATCAACCGCAGCTACACCACGGTCCACGTCGTTACCTGGGACCGCGCCGGCCTGTTCTACAAGCTCGCCGGCGCCTTCAGCGTGGCCGGCCTGAGCATCCTTTCCGCCAAGATCACCACCCGCTCCGACCACATCGCCATCGACACCTTCCACGTCGTCGAGCCCGGCCGCGGCGTCGTCCAGAACCAGAAGGCGATGGACACCTTCGCGCGCACCGTCGAGGAGGCGCTGATGAACAACAAGGACCTGCTGCCGGACATCACGGCGCAGGCGAAGAAGTTCGCCGAGGCCTCGCGCTACACGACGACCGCCTCGGAGCTGCCCGCCTCCTTCCCGCCGACGGTCGAGGTTTACCACGAACTCTCGCTCAACCGCATCATCGTCGAGGTGCAGGCCCACGACCAGATCGGCCTGCTCTACCGCCTGGTGAAGACCATCTCCGACCACGGCTTCGACACGACCTTCGCCCGCATCAACACCGAGCGCAGCGTCGCCATCGACACCTTCTACATCGAGCCCAACAAGCCCGAGACCGGCGCGGTCGACCCCGCCAAGCTGCACGCCCTGCGCGACGCCCTGCGCGCGATCATCACGCCGGTTGCGGCGCCGGCGGCGGTCTGA
- a CDS encoding GAF domain-containing protein produces the protein MSSDDPKDLAVLYAIASLAASAADATSAQSRVLTAIMAAFPADSGSLALLSPETGGLEICVQQGLPPDVGDFILKPGQGITGWVALHGKPLLVADVAAEPRYISARAGVRCEMAAPLIFDGRTIGIVNLDADRLGAFSADDLARLARYAAEAGTVLHRLWQYERLRANSKQLTTLVELGHALVAQLAPEELLSTLTQSGRALFSARLCLLHDYDEERRELRLHAWSADGDLSAAGLALQQQTVSADLSLLAAAIRSGRATEFQNIDGPGYREAADLPRDRSLCSALAVPLILEGQPAGVLSVFHGELHRFSDDEKRLFTALGSFAAVALQNARLYARVFQSEEVLRKNETLTTLGLLAAEIAHEIRNPLLVIKLLHGTLGMDFAEDDPRRRDLQVITEKIEQLESLVSRVLSFGRTPAALHSRWALAEILDDTLVLLRAKLAQAGVELHYTAPARALLVEGNKGQLQQVILNLALNSLHAMPHGGELTVACTEETSALGRVVQLDLTDTGAGIPESIRPRIFESFLSGRADGTGLGLAIARRIMKDHHGELTLLNSSSRGTTMRVTLPLSSA, from the coding sequence ATGAGTTCCGATGACCCGAAGGACCTGGCGGTCCTCTATGCGATTGCCTCGCTGGCGGCCAGCGCCGCCGACGCGACGTCCGCGCAAAGCCGGGTCCTCACCGCCATCATGGCCGCGTTCCCCGCCGACAGCGGCTCGCTGGCGCTGCTCAGCCCCGAGACCGGCGGCCTGGAGATCTGCGTCCAGCAGGGCCTCCCGCCCGATGTCGGCGATTTCATCCTCAAGCCCGGCCAGGGCATCACCGGCTGGGTGGCACTCCACGGCAAACCCCTGCTCGTTGCGGACGTCGCCGCCGAGCCGCGCTACATCTCCGCCCGGGCCGGTGTGCGCTGCGAGATGGCCGCGCCGCTCATCTTCGACGGCCGCACCATCGGCATCGTCAACCTCGATGCCGACCGGCTCGGCGCTTTCAGCGCGGACGATCTGGCACGGCTGGCACGTTACGCCGCCGAGGCCGGCACCGTCCTGCACCGCCTCTGGCAATACGAGCGGTTGCGCGCCAATTCCAAGCAGCTCACCACGCTGGTCGAGCTGGGCCATGCGCTGGTCGCCCAGCTCGCGCCCGAGGAACTGCTGTCCACCCTCACCCAGAGCGGCCGCGCGTTGTTCAGCGCCCGGCTCTGCCTGCTGCACGACTACGACGAGGAGCGGCGCGAGCTCCGGCTGCACGCCTGGTCGGCCGATGGCGACCTCTCGGCCGCGGGCCTCGCGCTGCAGCAGCAAACCGTTTCCGCCGACCTGTCCCTGCTCGCCGCCGCCATCCGCTCGGGCCGCGCCACCGAGTTCCAGAACATCGACGGCCCCGGCTACCGCGAGGCGGCCGACCTGCCGCGCGACCGCTCGCTCTGCTCCGCCCTGGCTGTGCCGCTCATCCTCGAGGGCCAGCCGGCCGGCGTGCTGTCGGTCTTCCACGGCGAGCTTCACCGCTTCAGTGACGACGAGAAGCGCCTGTTCACCGCCTTGGGCAGCTTTGCCGCCGTCGCCCTCCAGAACGCCCGGCTTTACGCCCGCGTGTTCCAGTCCGAGGAGGTGCTGCGCAAGAACGAGACCCTCACCACGCTCGGCCTGCTCGCCGCCGAGATCGCCCACGAGATCCGCAATCCGCTGCTCGTCATCAAGCTCCTGCACGGCACGCTCGGCATGGACTTCGCCGAGGACGATCCGCGCCGCCGCGATTTGCAGGTCATCACCGAAAAGATCGAGCAGCTCGAGAGCCTGGTCTCCCGGGTGCTGTCGTTCGGCCGGACCCCCGCCGCGCTGCACTCCCGCTGGGCGCTGGCCGAGATCCTCGACGACACGCTCGTGCTGCTCCGCGCCAAGCTCGCACAGGCCGGCGTCGAGCTGCATTACACGGCGCCGGCGCGCGCGCTGCTGGTCGAGGGCAACAAGGGCCAGCTGCAGCAGGTCATCCTCAACCTCGCGCTCAACTCCCTCCACGCCATGCCGCACGGCGGGGAACTCACCGTGGCCTGCACCGAGGAGACCTCAGCCCTCGGCCGCGTCGTGCAGCTTGATCTCACCGACACCGGCGCCGGCATCCCGGAGTCCATCCGGCCGCGCATCTTCGAGTCGTTCCTCTCCGGCCGGGCCGACGGCACGGGCCTGGGCCTCGCCATCGCCCGCCGCATCATGAAGGACCACCACGGCGAACTCACCCTGCTCAATTCCAGCTCGCGCGGCACCACGATGCGCGTGACGCTGCCGCTGTCCTCCGCTTGA
- a CDS encoding cupin domain-containing protein gives MSFTTLASLPAKEIFGGAVRGHYAHLERLTIGEVALQPNTTIPLHQHPHEQVTYVVEGRFQFTIGTETTVLGPGMAALIPGGVMHGGTTLTACRVIDLFSPVREDYR, from the coding sequence ATGAGCTTCACCACCCTCGCCTCCCTGCCGGCCAAGGAAATCTTCGGCGGCGCCGTCCGCGGCCATTACGCCCACCTCGAGCGCCTCACCATCGGCGAGGTCGCGTTGCAACCCAACACCACCATCCCGCTGCACCAGCATCCGCACGAGCAGGTCACCTACGTGGTCGAAGGACGCTTCCAATTCACCATCGGCACCGAGACCACCGTCCTCGGGCCCGGCATGGCCGCCCTCATCCCCGGCGGTGTCATGCATGGTGGCACGACCCTCACGGCGTGCCGCGTGATCGACCTGTTCTCACCGGTGCGCGAGGATTACCGGTAG
- a CDS encoding HNH endonuclease, with product MEAALDQPVLVLNRLWQAVNVIGARRAFALLAREHAQVVHQTEDAFRTYSLMDWIDFSVYNPPVDALETVRTINRNIRLPRVILLTFFDKLPCKELKLTRNNVFERDDEKCQYCGHTFEREQLNLDHVIPRHYGGKTTWENIVCSCIKCNSRKANRLPHEAHMRLIRKPVRPKWRPVISLVLGNHNHEKWKDFLDVAYWNVELEE from the coding sequence ATGGAAGCCGCGCTCGATCAACCGGTGCTCGTGCTGAACCGCCTCTGGCAGGCGGTCAATGTCATTGGGGCCCGCCGGGCCTTCGCCTTGCTGGCCCGCGAGCACGCCCAGGTCGTCCACCAGACCGAGGATGCGTTCCGCACCTACTCGCTGATGGATTGGATCGATTTCTCGGTCTACAACCCGCCGGTCGATGCGCTCGAGACGGTGCGCACGATCAACCGCAACATCCGCCTGCCGCGCGTGATTTTGCTGACCTTCTTCGACAAGCTGCCCTGCAAGGAGCTGAAGCTCACCCGCAACAACGTCTTCGAGCGCGACGACGAGAAGTGCCAGTATTGCGGCCACACCTTCGAGCGCGAGCAGCTGAACCTCGATCACGTCATCCCGCGTCACTACGGCGGCAAGACGACCTGGGAGAACATCGTGTGCTCGTGCATCAAGTGCAATTCGCGCAAGGCGAACCGCCTGCCGCACGAGGCGCACATGCGGCTCATCCGCAAGCCCGTCCGCCCGAAGTGGCGCCCCGTTATCTCCCTCGTGCTCGGCAACCACAATCACGAGAAGTGGAAGGACTTCCTCGACGTCGCCTACTGGAACGTCGAGCTCGAGGAGTGA
- a CDS encoding cupin domain-containing protein produces the protein MKTVTLSPDTHTAGEVVRLLKLEPLDQEGGYFRRTGESATVLPGGKRAWSMIYSLITPGGFSALHRLATDEVWCFHAGDPLESLRLRPDGTGEWVKLGLHLAAGERPQDVVPAQLWQGTRLAAGGRWALVTCVVAPEFVWGDFELGAREALLASHPVFAEGIQALTRAQPPKGLR, from the coding sequence ATGAAGACCGTCACTCTCTCACCCGACACTCACACCGCCGGCGAGGTCGTGCGCCTGCTCAAGCTTGAGCCGCTCGACCAGGAGGGCGGCTATTTCCGGCGCACGGGTGAGTCGGCCACGGTTCTGCCTGGCGGCAAGCGCGCGTGGTCGATGATTTATTCGCTGATCACTCCCGGGGGATTCTCCGCGCTGCACCGGCTGGCGACGGACGAGGTCTGGTGCTTCCACGCGGGCGATCCGCTCGAGTCGCTGCGCCTGCGGCCGGATGGCACCGGCGAATGGGTGAAGCTCGGCCTGCACCTCGCGGCGGGCGAGCGCCCGCAGGACGTCGTGCCGGCGCAGCTCTGGCAGGGCACGCGGCTCGCCGCCGGCGGGCGCTGGGCGCTCGTGACATGTGTCGTGGCGCCGGAATTCGTCTGGGGAGACTTCGAGCTCGGCGCGCGCGAAGCGCTGCTGGCATCCCATCCGGTCTTCGCGGAGGGCATCCAGGCGCTCACGCGGGCGCAGCCGCCGAAGGGGCTGCGGTAG
- a CDS encoding DEAD/DEAH box helicase, whose protein sequence is MEKRPFNELGLSPEILKAVDKMGFEEASPIQTAVIPHGLAGKDVVGQSATGSGKTAAFAIPAIEKVDVKLRQVQVLVLCPTRELAVQVAEEFGKLAFFKKGLMEVPIYGGQSYERQFRALHAGAQVVIGTPGRVMDHMARGTMKLDALKVIVLDEADRMLDMGFRDDIEHILKSVPAERQCLFFSATMPQMIQDLIKRYTRDPVWVRIEAHAQNAPQVEQIYFEVDRRSKIELLTRLIDLHDFRFGIIFCSTKIMVDELDEHLHARGYSTDRLHGDITQAQRTRVMDKFRRRGFEFLVATDVAARGLDVDDLEVVFNFDLPNDAEDYTHRIGRTGRAGKQGMAFTFVAGRELYKMQNMIHYGRLNIRRERVPSMDEVEEAKGNVFFERLRATLEEKKFRPHDQMVQRLIEQGYTSTDIASALIHLLQGAGEEAPAKGPGTKAERIAANEAPKVAPAAKVERAAPGASPAKAPPASALGSARSTHEKPVYEKPSGDRFAAQKRTFDRKPRTGRESGFTTVTFNVGRAQLVTPADLVGKIAGVTRLPANVVGAIDIHEEHTNVDVATEHAELVVAKLAGIRIKNQSLKPAIVPPGAE, encoded by the coding sequence ATGGAAAAACGCCCGTTCAACGAACTCGGCCTGTCGCCGGAGATTCTGAAAGCCGTGGACAAGATGGGTTTCGAGGAAGCCTCGCCCATCCAAACCGCGGTCATTCCGCATGGATTGGCGGGCAAGGACGTGGTCGGTCAGTCGGCGACCGGCTCGGGCAAGACCGCGGCCTTCGCCATCCCCGCGATCGAGAAGGTCGATGTGAAGTTGCGTCAGGTGCAGGTGCTCGTGCTCTGCCCGACGCGCGAACTGGCGGTGCAGGTGGCCGAGGAATTCGGCAAGCTGGCGTTTTTCAAGAAGGGCCTGATGGAGGTGCCGATCTACGGCGGCCAGAGCTACGAGCGGCAGTTCCGCGCGCTCCACGCCGGCGCGCAGGTCGTCATCGGCACGCCCGGCCGCGTCATGGACCACATGGCCCGCGGCACGATGAAGCTCGATGCGCTGAAGGTCATCGTGCTCGACGAGGCCGACCGGATGCTCGACATGGGTTTCCGCGACGACATCGAGCACATCCTCAAGTCGGTGCCCGCGGAGCGGCAGTGCCTGTTCTTCTCGGCGACGATGCCGCAGATGATCCAGGACCTGATCAAGCGCTACACCCGCGACCCGGTCTGGGTGCGGATCGAGGCCCACGCCCAGAACGCACCGCAGGTGGAGCAGATCTACTTCGAGGTGGACCGGCGCTCCAAGATCGAGCTGCTCACGCGGCTCATCGACCTCCACGACTTCCGCTTCGGCATCATCTTTTGCAGCACCAAGATCATGGTCGACGAGCTCGACGAGCACCTGCACGCCCGCGGCTACTCGACCGACCGGCTGCACGGCGACATCACGCAGGCCCAGCGCACGCGGGTGATGGACAAGTTCCGCCGCCGCGGCTTCGAGTTCCTGGTCGCGACGGATGTCGCGGCGCGCGGGCTCGATGTGGACGACCTCGAGGTCGTGTTCAACTTCGACCTGCCGAACGACGCGGAGGACTACACGCACCGCATCGGCCGCACCGGCCGCGCGGGCAAGCAGGGCATGGCCTTCACCTTCGTGGCGGGCCGCGAGCTCTACAAGATGCAGAACATGATCCATTATGGCCGGCTCAATATCCGCCGCGAGCGGGTGCCGTCGATGGACGAGGTCGAGGAGGCCAAGGGCAACGTGTTCTTCGAGAGACTCCGCGCCACGCTCGAGGAGAAGAAATTCCGGCCGCACGACCAGATGGTCCAGCGGTTGATCGAGCAGGGTTACACCAGCACGGACATCGCGTCGGCGCTGATCCACCTCCTGCAGGGCGCCGGCGAGGAAGCCCCGGCCAAGGGACCGGGCACCAAGGCCGAACGCATCGCGGCCAACGAGGCGCCGAAGGTGGCGCCCGCCGCCAAGGTGGAACGCGCTGCCCCCGGCGCGTCTCCCGCGAAGGCGCCTCCGGCCAGCGCGCTGGGGTCAGCACGCTCCACCCATGAGAAGCCCGTCTATGAAAAACCTTCCGGCGACCGGTTTGCCGCGCAGAAGCGCACCTTCGACCGCAAACCCCGCACGGGCCGCGAATCGGGTTTCACCACGGTGACATTCAACGTCGGTCGCGCGCAGCTCGTCACGCCGGCCGACCTCGTCGGCAAGATCGCAGGCGTCACCCGCCTGCCGGCCAATGTCGTCGGCGCGATCGACATCCACGAGGAGCACACCAATGTCGACGTCGCCACCGAGCACGCCGAGCTGGTGGTCGCCAAGCTCGCGGGCATCCGCATCAAGAACCAGTCGCTGAAGCCGGCGATCGTGCCGCCCGGCGCGGAATGA
- a CDS encoding APC family permease produces the protein MSLKTLFFGKSRSLSDQDLFHKVSLIALFAWVGLGADGLSSSCYGPEETFKALGGNTHLALFVALASVVTIIAICASYSQIISLFPTGGGGYLVATKLLSPFAGVVSGSALLIDYVLTITISVASGADALFSILPQEYLPWKLVFSLAGVGGLTLINLRGVKESVMLWVPVFFLFVGTHAFAIIYALSTHASGLGQVASATAGEVHLVSASVGWFGLMALLLKAYSMGAGTYTGIEAVSNGLPILREPRVQTGRRTMIYMGVSLAVTVAGLLLAYLLYAVKPTEGKTLNAVLFEAMTGGWGHRSGWWFVKVTLASEAALLLIAAQTGFLDGPRVLANMALDRWFPTRFANLSDRFVTQNGLVLMGAAAFVMMAFTKGSVDLLVVLYSINVFITFSLSQLGMVVHWWQERAVEPGWQRKLAINGFGFALTFFILISLTLEKFTEGGWVTIVITGLLIAAAYAVRRHYLNVGLHLRRLDAIVEAADLHVPEIRVLAAPPNPKARTAVILVNGYNGLGLHTLLHVPRMFGDTFRNYAFVQVGAVDAGNFKGAADIEALRHHTAAEAARYVKWAKARGYGSESYTTIGHDLVGEVLALARQAAEAYPNHVFFAGQLLFTRETRLTRWLHNHTVFTLQRRFFLANMPFVILPIRVDED, from the coding sequence ATGTCTCTCAAAACCCTCTTTTTCGGCAAATCGCGGTCGCTGTCTGACCAAGATCTTTTTCACAAGGTGTCACTCATCGCGCTTTTCGCATGGGTGGGCCTCGGTGCCGATGGGCTCTCGTCCTCCTGCTACGGCCCCGAGGAGACTTTCAAGGCCCTGGGCGGCAATACCCACCTCGCGTTGTTCGTCGCCCTGGCCTCGGTTGTGACCATCATCGCGATCTGCGCGAGCTACTCGCAGATCATCTCGCTGTTTCCCACCGGGGGCGGCGGCTACCTCGTCGCCACCAAGCTGCTGTCGCCGTTCGCCGGCGTCGTCTCGGGCAGCGCCCTCCTCATCGACTATGTGCTCACCATCACCATCTCGGTGGCGAGCGGCGCGGACGCCCTCTTCAGTATTCTGCCTCAGGAATACCTGCCCTGGAAGCTCGTCTTCTCGCTCGCCGGCGTGGGTGGCCTCACGCTGATCAACCTGCGTGGCGTGAAGGAGTCCGTCATGCTCTGGGTGCCTGTGTTCTTCCTGTTCGTGGGCACGCACGCCTTTGCGATCATCTATGCCCTGAGCACGCATGCCAGCGGCCTGGGGCAGGTGGCCTCGGCCACCGCCGGCGAAGTCCACCTGGTCAGCGCATCCGTCGGCTGGTTCGGCCTGATGGCCCTGCTGCTCAAGGCCTACAGCATGGGTGCCGGCACCTACACGGGAATCGAGGCCGTCAGCAACGGCCTGCCCATCCTGCGCGAGCCGCGGGTGCAGACCGGCCGCCGCACCATGATCTACATGGGCGTCTCGCTGGCCGTCACCGTCGCCGGCCTGCTGCTGGCCTATCTGCTTTACGCCGTCAAACCCACGGAGGGGAAGACGCTCAACGCGGTGCTGTTCGAGGCCATGACCGGAGGCTGGGGCCACCGCTCCGGCTGGTGGTTCGTCAAGGTCACGCTGGCTTCCGAGGCCGCGCTGCTGCTGATCGCCGCCCAGACCGGGTTTCTCGACGGTCCGCGCGTGCTGGCCAACATGGCGCTCGACCGCTGGTTCCCGACGCGTTTCGCCAACCTGAGCGACCGCTTCGTGACCCAGAACGGCCTGGTGCTCATGGGCGCCGCGGCGTTCGTGATGATGGCCTTCACCAAGGGCTCGGTCGACCTGCTGGTCGTGCTCTACTCGATCAACGTCTTCATCACCTTCTCGCTGTCGCAGCTCGGCATGGTGGTCCACTGGTGGCAGGAGCGCGCGGTGGAACCCGGCTGGCAGCGCAAGCTCGCGATCAACGGCTTCGGTTTCGCGCTGACTTTCTTCATCCTGATTTCCCTCACCCTCGAGAAGTTCACCGAAGGCGGCTGGGTCACCATCGTCATCACCGGCCTGCTCATCGCCGCCGCCTACGCAGTGCGGCGCCACTACCTGAACGTCGGCCTGCACCTGCGCCGGCTGGACGCCATCGTCGAGGCCGCCGACCTGCACGTGCCCGAGATCCGCGTGCTGGCCGCCCCGCCCAACCCCAAGGCCCGCACCGCCGTCATCCTCGTGAACGGCTACAACGGCCTCGGGCTCCACACGCTGCTGCATGTGCCCCGCATGTTCGGCGACACGTTCCGCAACTACGCCTTTGTCCAGGTGGGCGCGGTGGACGCCGGTAATTTCAAGGGTGCGGCCGACATCGAGGCCCTGCGCCACCACACCGCCGCGGAGGCCGCACGTTATGTGAAATGGGCGAAGGCCCGCGGCTACGGCAGCGAGAGTTACACCACCATCGGCCACGACCTGGTCGGCGAGGTCCTGGCCCTGGCCCGGCAGGCCGCGGAGGCCTACCCCAACCATGTCTTTTTCGCCGGCCAGCTCCTGTTCACCCGCGAGACGCGGCTCACCCGCTGGCTGCACAACCACACCGTTTTCACCCTGCAGCGGCGCTTCTTCCTGGCCAACATGCCGTTCGTCATCCTGCCCATCCGGGTCGACGAGGATTAG